The following are from one region of the Pseudodesulfovibrio piezophilus C1TLV30 genome:
- a CDS encoding tetratricopeptide repeat protein, which translates to MPSIAKLIDELPEISQSRLVASGFGVWVSWKGKLNNAVQNTLREYGALCIVKDTDQALWFCNTPEIFRALARLQIWARVNPMSIFCQVIPMTFLVGYAMEYAISLPPELERQETPVPDEFEVVVHPKLKGEVETIRGLTTHDAGMLEGLASVDWLGFHADQGLDYETIRKWYFVVKPLGRMSDKEAILGWRDFSAEIIELLQRLGLKYISDIKEGVLFFPLDNFQLLRSFCSEILTLIKRVKDDPEKRYWPVVMVAVSQENLPFSTDLPKKIGLDWNRLAPDFPHVRFMDGFLLSEWFRMNEARYGSEAVSLDSWGTIALREGGEQIDHGAMQVVLANVLVGAEGTCCYYCGQVNHEPKNCPSKSLTALHPQVWQKLAKTDIKDFTKGFLEVDTHVKEESFADDMLELLNSSKGLDGLMARAVFEINAPSQLRTLRVVWRSRAKEWPESMNQLVPQEGEFIWDALQHIEAGELEVAEGVIKDAQLKYPRSYQPHSLLGFWNLEKGDKTQALFHWQEAERMSYTPLQQGYIAFLQARLMEVDGNLKDAINTYKHANSASPTWIDPVYRQGVCMVKMGFTGQAMDVFSDLIDRDPHIFNRILIDPEIDRGRVQLMSSLWDRWAEADEEVKAVRERVSTLTTDISKRFDENHSFFEPAIEELERLENLGKTKNYVAYRLLLRGTEKFDASLGDEVKREIKRIDANLDYQSDRVKSIQKEAAWFPFPKLLLEFNKDFNFCVDKINWIKTQRLKDADNFRKSLKLLDEIEERIDTLQGRLVTLRIIRDSTLFVLMLGRNFIWLELLGLGLALVGIPATIYFTRDIQSNWILDAIREQRWEFTKGFVIILSVFCLAVAVIKSALSFDKRKRELFDQLDEESRSSASRRY; encoded by the coding sequence GTGCCAAGCATTGCCAAACTTATAGACGAACTTCCCGAGATCAGCCAATCACGATTGGTTGCATCGGGATTTGGCGTATGGGTTTCATGGAAGGGAAAACTGAATAATGCTGTACAAAATACTCTTCGTGAATATGGTGCGCTTTGCATAGTCAAAGACACAGATCAGGCCCTTTGGTTTTGTAATACACCAGAAATATTTCGCGCACTTGCCAGACTCCAGATATGGGCTCGGGTCAACCCCATGTCAATTTTTTGTCAGGTAATCCCCATGACCTTCCTGGTGGGGTATGCGATGGAATATGCCATTTCCTTGCCGCCGGAATTGGAAAGACAGGAAACCCCGGTCCCTGATGAATTTGAGGTTGTCGTTCATCCTAAGCTCAAAGGTGAAGTGGAAACCATACGTGGTCTGACGACGCATGACGCAGGGATGCTCGAAGGACTTGCTTCCGTCGATTGGCTTGGCTTTCATGCCGACCAGGGATTGGACTATGAAACAATCCGTAAATGGTATTTTGTCGTCAAGCCGCTGGGGCGGATGTCCGACAAGGAAGCCATTTTGGGATGGCGCGATTTCTCGGCTGAAATTATAGAGTTACTTCAGAGGCTTGGTCTCAAGTATATTTCTGACATCAAGGAGGGAGTTCTTTTCTTCCCCCTGGATAATTTTCAATTGCTCAGGTCTTTTTGCAGTGAAATCCTGACGTTGATCAAACGGGTCAAAGATGATCCAGAGAAGCGATACTGGCCTGTTGTCATGGTCGCTGTTTCTCAGGAGAACCTTCCGTTCTCAACGGATCTTCCCAAAAAAATAGGACTTGATTGGAACCGCCTTGCTCCTGATTTTCCGCATGTTCGCTTCATGGATGGTTTCCTTCTTTCAGAATGGTTTCGCATGAATGAAGCTCGTTACGGGAGTGAAGCCGTTTCGCTTGATTCGTGGGGAACCATAGCGCTGAGGGAAGGGGGAGAACAAATTGATCATGGTGCCATGCAGGTTGTTCTTGCGAACGTCCTTGTTGGTGCTGAGGGGACATGCTGCTACTATTGTGGGCAGGTGAACCATGAACCGAAGAATTGTCCTTCAAAATCTTTGACCGCTTTACATCCTCAGGTTTGGCAGAAACTTGCGAAAACCGATATCAAGGATTTTACCAAAGGATTCCTTGAGGTGGATACGCATGTCAAAGAAGAGAGTTTCGCTGACGACATGCTTGAATTACTCAATTCCAGCAAAGGGTTGGACGGGCTCATGGCCCGCGCTGTTTTTGAGATCAATGCGCCTTCTCAGTTACGGACCCTTCGTGTCGTTTGGCGGAGTCGAGCCAAGGAATGGCCTGAGAGTATGAATCAATTAGTTCCTCAGGAGGGTGAATTCATTTGGGATGCTTTGCAGCACATTGAAGCGGGAGAGTTGGAAGTTGCAGAAGGGGTCATCAAAGATGCACAGCTTAAGTATCCACGCAGCTATCAGCCGCATTCTCTCCTTGGATTCTGGAATCTGGAAAAAGGAGACAAGACGCAGGCGCTCTTTCATTGGCAAGAAGCGGAGCGTATGAGCTATACCCCGTTGCAGCAGGGGTACATTGCTTTCCTTCAGGCCCGGCTTATGGAAGTGGACGGGAATCTCAAAGATGCAATTAACACATACAAGCACGCCAATTCGGCATCACCAACCTGGATTGATCCTGTCTACAGACAGGGCGTGTGTATGGTAAAAATGGGTTTTACTGGTCAGGCCATGGATGTTTTTTCTGACCTTATCGATCGAGACCCGCACATATTCAATCGAATTCTTATTGACCCGGAAATAGATCGTGGGCGCGTGCAGCTTATGAGTTCCCTGTGGGATAGATGGGCAGAAGCTGACGAAGAAGTCAAAGCTGTCCGAGAAAGAGTGAGTACTTTAACAACAGATATTTCCAAGCGTTTTGATGAAAACCATAGTTTTTTTGAACCGGCGATCGAGGAATTGGAGCGCCTTGAAAATCTGGGAAAAACCAAAAATTATGTTGCCTACCGTTTACTTTTACGCGGCACAGAGAAGTTTGATGCCAGTTTGGGTGATGAAGTTAAACGGGAAATCAAGCGAATTGATGCCAATCTGGACTATCAATCCGATCGCGTGAAAAGTATTCAGAAAGAAGCTGCATGGTTTCCCTTTCCCAAATTGCTGCTTGAGTTCAATAAGGATTTTAATTTTTGTGTAGATAAGATCAATTGGATCAAGACTCAGCGACTCAAGGACGCAGACAATTTCAGAAAATCTCTCAAGCTTCTTGATGAGATTGAAGAGCGCATAGATACATTGCAGGGGCGTCTGGTCACGCTTCGTATTATTCGGGATAGTACGCTGTTTGTCCTGATGCTTGGGAGAAATTTTATCTGGCTTGAATTGTTGGGATTGGGATTGGCTCTGGTTGGTATTCCCGCGACCATCTATTTTACAAGGGATATTCAGAGCAATTGGATTCTCGATGCCATACGGGAGCAACGTTGGGAATTTACCAAAGGATTTGTCATTATTTTGAGCGTCTTTTGCCTGGCGGTGGCAGTCATCAAGAGCGCGCTTTCTTTTGATAAACGAAAGCGGGAACTTTTTGATCAACTTGATGAGGAAAGTCGGTCCTCAGCATCACGACGTTACTGA
- the gpmA gene encoding 2,3-diphosphoglycerate-dependent phosphoglycerate mutase, producing the protein MHTLVLIRHGQSEWNLSNRFTGWTDVDLTEQGVKEAREGARLLKEGGFSFDVVHTSVLKRAIRTLWLVQEEMDLFWLPVSKTWRLNERHYGALQGLNKAETAAKYGDDQVFVWRRSFDTPPPMLEMDDERFPGFDSRYASMAKKDIPCSESLKLTIERTMPYWFETIEPQIKSGKRVLIVAHGNSLRGLVKYLDEVSDDAITQLNIPTGLPLVYELDDNLKPIKHYYLGDQEAAAKAAEAVANQAKGG; encoded by the coding sequence ATGCATACACTGGTGTTGATTCGACATGGGCAAAGCGAATGGAATCTTTCCAATCGATTTACGGGCTGGACGGATGTAGATTTGACTGAGCAGGGAGTCAAGGAGGCCAGAGAGGGGGCCAGACTCCTTAAGGAAGGTGGCTTTTCTTTTGATGTCGTCCATACCTCTGTATTGAAAAGGGCCATTCGCACTCTTTGGCTGGTTCAGGAAGAAATGGACCTTTTTTGGCTTCCTGTGAGTAAAACCTGGCGATTGAATGAACGTCATTATGGGGCTCTGCAGGGGCTTAACAAGGCAGAGACTGCGGCCAAATACGGTGATGATCAAGTGTTTGTCTGGCGACGTAGCTTTGATACTCCTCCTCCCATGCTGGAAATGGATGATGAACGGTTTCCTGGTTTTGACTCTCGATATGCAAGTATGGCGAAAAAGGATATTCCTTGCAGTGAAAGTCTGAAATTAACTATTGAGCGCACCATGCCCTATTGGTTCGAGACAATTGAACCTCAGATAAAATCCGGTAAACGTGTGTTGATTGTGGCCCATGGTAATTCGTTGCGGGGGCTGGTTAAATATCTTGATGAGGTGAGTGATGATGCGATTACCCAACTCAATATTCCGACCGGTCTTCCTCTCGTTTACGAGCTTGATGATAATCTGAAGCCCATCAAGCATTATTATCTTGGTGATCAGGAAGCCGCCGCCAAGGCTGCCGAGGCAGTTGCCAATCAGGCCAAGGGCGGGTAA
- the mutY gene encoding A/G-specific adenine glycosylase, with translation MNGNIFTKDLLAWYDHHARALPWRLERSPYRTWISEVMAQQTQIDRVIGYFEHWMDQFPNIESVAKAHEEQILKAWEGLGYYSRARNIQKAAAVIIQEYGGDFPQTPEDIRSLPGVGEYTAGAIASIAFRLPVPAIDANVLRVFSRLLDIEISVSDKAAKDEIAKQVCQILPEARPGTFNQALMELGALVCSKRPLCENCPVSDHCVALKNKTVDKRPVLSPKKKSIQIEMATGVLLSAGKVLIQKRKPDDIWPGLWEFPGGGIESGESPEEALVREYMEEVELDIIPHEKIGVIKYSYTRYRVTMHCYLCKLTDTAPVTPVFNEASEGAFVLPDELDGFAFPSGHRRLLESMREDVRYSSLFSFSV, from the coding sequence ATGAACGGGAACATATTCACGAAAGATTTGTTGGCATGGTATGATCATCATGCGAGGGCTTTGCCATGGAGACTGGAGCGTTCGCCATACAGGACATGGATATCCGAGGTCATGGCTCAGCAGACTCAGATTGATAGAGTCATTGGGTACTTTGAGCACTGGATGGATCAATTCCCTAATATTGAGTCTGTGGCGAAAGCTCATGAAGAACAGATTCTCAAAGCGTGGGAAGGGCTGGGATATTATTCACGGGCACGAAATATTCAAAAAGCCGCAGCAGTTATCATTCAGGAATATGGAGGGGATTTCCCTCAGACTCCTGAGGATATACGTTCTTTGCCCGGTGTGGGAGAGTATACAGCCGGAGCCATCGCCAGCATAGCTTTCCGGCTTCCTGTTCCGGCAATTGATGCGAATGTCCTTCGCGTTTTTTCCCGACTTCTGGATATTGAAATATCTGTCAGCGATAAGGCTGCCAAAGATGAGATCGCCAAACAGGTGTGCCAAATACTTCCTGAGGCACGTCCTGGGACTTTCAATCAGGCTCTTATGGAACTTGGTGCTCTTGTCTGTTCAAAACGTCCCCTGTGTGAAAATTGTCCGGTCAGCGATCACTGTGTTGCCTTGAAAAATAAAACAGTCGATAAGCGCCCTGTGCTTTCCCCAAAAAAGAAAAGCATTCAAATTGAAATGGCGACTGGTGTCCTTTTGAGTGCGGGGAAAGTCCTTATTCAAAAGCGCAAACCAGATGATATTTGGCCGGGACTCTGGGAATTTCCCGGTGGTGGCATCGAGAGTGGTGAGTCTCCCGAAGAAGCTCTTGTGCGAGAGTATATGGAAGAAGTTGAATTGGATATTATCCCGCACGAGAAGATTGGCGTCATTAAATATTCTTACACCCGGTATCGCGTCACCATGCATTGTTATTTATGTAAGCTGACTGATACCGCTCCTGTTACCCCTGTTTTTAATGAAGCCTCGGAAGGCGCTTTTGTCCTGCCGGATGAGTTGGATGGTTTTGCTTTCCCCTCTGGGCATAGACGCCTGCTCGAGTCGATGCGGGAAGACGTGCGCTACTCCTCCCTCTTTTCCTTTTCGGTGTGA
- a CDS encoding VgrG-related protein, whose protein sequence is MSFGSITDYNAIAALQESGKSGTGKLSTERSAQVKTAFDMQMKLTQNLFGEATRNRAEGGLAGSLDSSLIGDAMMFEALTAITRIMRSRSGQSQPSLQQTQNVVPQKVVTEEPTQPAVGELSARFESGSGGVATIGYDRVGGTSYGKYQIASKPGTMDRFLTFLDDKAPTMSTRLRNAGPTDTGSKSGGMPTEWKALAAENPTRFEALQHEFIANETYEPARAMILKQTGVDFNNAPKALQEVLWSTSVQHGPTGASRIFNKVMDDFTGTVGKSEFNAKLIEGVYNRRKGQFSSSTKRVQQAVSNRLNAERTLALNMLGDSQINQVV, encoded by the coding sequence ATGTCTTTCGGGTCGATCACCGATTACAACGCCATAGCCGCGCTTCAGGAAAGTGGGAAAAGTGGCACTGGGAAGCTGAGCACTGAGCGCTCTGCTCAAGTGAAAACCGCATTTGATATGCAGATGAAGTTGACACAGAATCTTTTTGGAGAAGCAACACGGAATAGAGCGGAGGGAGGGCTTGCCGGATCCCTTGATTCGTCTTTAATCGGGGACGCCATGATGTTCGAAGCTTTGACCGCGATAACCCGGATTATGCGTTCAAGGTCAGGACAGTCTCAACCCTCGTTGCAACAAACACAGAATGTCGTACCACAGAAAGTCGTTACTGAAGAACCAACTCAACCAGCCGTTGGGGAACTCTCTGCACGGTTTGAGTCTGGCAGTGGCGGCGTTGCGACCATTGGATATGACCGGGTCGGGGGAACGTCCTATGGTAAGTATCAAATAGCGTCTAAGCCTGGGACCATGGATCGCTTTTTGACTTTCCTTGACGACAAAGCACCAACTATGAGTACTCGTTTGAGAAATGCAGGTCCGACGGATACAGGCTCCAAAAGCGGAGGAATGCCGACAGAGTGGAAGGCGCTTGCGGCGGAAAATCCGACACGTTTTGAAGCCCTGCAGCATGAATTTATTGCCAATGAGACGTATGAACCTGCAAGGGCGATGATTCTCAAGCAAACCGGGGTTGATTTTAACAATGCACCCAAGGCATTGCAGGAAGTGCTGTGGAGTACTTCTGTGCAGCACGGACCTACCGGTGCCTCTCGTATTTTCAATAAGGTCATGGATGACTTCACTGGAACTGTTGGAAAAAGTGAATTTAATGCCAAATTGATCGAAGGCGTCTATAACAGACGTAAGGGACAATTTAGCTCGTCAACCAAGCGGGTACAACAGGCTGTGTCGAATCGATTGAATGCAGAACGCACCTTAGCACTCAATATGCTCGGAGATTCGCAGATTAATCAGGTTGTGTAG
- a CDS encoding NFACT RNA binding domain-containing protein yields the protein MLFRPAKTEAHLFLSAVKPINPPNATAMAMWFRKRLRNRKIIGWKLDWPNLRLALELSPRLEPASGKFLVLNARSGMKFTNELMEGFGQSPEWPALEDILENKDIWREYPHISPPFRKALSNLPEEQRHHFYMEMASGKMPLFFLHKSKQGWTSPLSWSRKEESESFVSALEAGNSYGERTLFPLLEMEEEKPGQTLLKRARKKVERNLARLEEEENRLQKLADEKIKAEALQAELYKFKLLEGLEVITATHPHHGPQTIPLNPYLSPTENMEHYFKLAAKADRGFPHIQRRRTELLAELKQLEAGGIPESQQQGKSPLPEATSSLPKRYKGLAVSLFRSSDGFTILRGKNKQANHAMLSRASSPFDYWLHLSDGPSSHVILKRDHPGQEVPQRTLVEAAILCGLKSYRQDDGKADIMYALVKDIRKIKGFAHGQVMVDQRKGTLRVDLDPTLEKRLGG from the coding sequence TTGCTCTTCAGGCCTGCAAAGACGGAAGCGCATCTTTTTCTCTCAGCCGTTAAACCAATCAACCCACCCAATGCAACAGCAATGGCCATGTGGTTTCGCAAACGCTTGCGCAACCGAAAAATCATAGGATGGAAACTGGATTGGCCAAACCTGAGATTGGCACTTGAGCTTTCCCCTCGCTTGGAGCCGGCCAGTGGAAAGTTCCTGGTTCTGAATGCCCGCTCCGGCATGAAATTCACAAATGAATTAATGGAGGGTTTCGGACAATCCCCGGAGTGGCCAGCCTTGGAAGATATCTTGGAAAATAAAGATATCTGGCGTGAATACCCCCACATATCCCCCCCCTTTCGTAAGGCATTATCAAATCTTCCAGAAGAGCAGCGGCATCATTTCTATATGGAAATGGCAAGCGGGAAAATGCCCTTATTCTTTCTTCATAAGTCGAAACAAGGATGGACGTCCCCTCTCTCATGGTCAAGAAAGGAGGAAAGTGAATCGTTTGTATCTGCTCTGGAGGCCGGGAACTCATACGGTGAAAGAACCCTTTTCCCGCTTCTTGAGATGGAAGAAGAAAAACCAGGACAGACCCTTTTGAAACGTGCGCGCAAAAAAGTAGAACGCAATCTCGCCAGGTTGGAAGAAGAAGAAAATCGCCTTCAAAAACTCGCCGATGAAAAAATCAAGGCAGAAGCACTTCAAGCAGAGTTGTATAAATTCAAACTGCTGGAAGGACTTGAAGTCATCACTGCGACTCACCCTCACCATGGGCCACAGACTATTCCTCTGAATCCCTATTTGTCTCCAACTGAAAACATGGAGCATTATTTCAAGTTGGCAGCAAAAGCAGATCGCGGCTTTCCGCACATCCAGCGACGCCGCACTGAGCTTCTTGCCGAACTCAAACAGCTGGAGGCAGGAGGCATCCCAGAAAGTCAGCAACAAGGGAAAAGCCCCCTCCCGGAAGCAACTTCCTCCCTCCCCAAACGATATAAAGGGCTGGCGGTTTCCCTTTTCCGATCATCCGACGGCTTCACCATACTCCGTGGCAAAAACAAACAGGCAAACCACGCCATGCTCAGTCGAGCCTCAAGTCCATTCGACTACTGGCTTCACCTCTCTGATGGCCCCAGTTCACACGTGATTCTGAAACGAGATCACCCAGGTCAGGAAGTCCCACAAAGGACTTTGGTTGAAGCCGCAATTCTGTGTGGGTTAAAAAGCTACCGTCAAGATGATGGTAAGGCAGATATTATGTATGCTTTGGTCAAGGATATCCGAAAGATCAAAGGATTTGCCCACGGGCAAGTGATGGTTGACCAGAGAAAAGGGACTCTTCGAGTGGATCTGGACCCGACTCTTGAGAAACGGCTCGGCGGATAG
- the dksA gene encoding RNA polymerase-binding protein DksA produces MDAKDLQFFKDMLNGMLDDTLKKSEETIEDMTESGEVYADPADRATAESDRAFTLRLRDRERKLVKKIQKAVDRIDDGDYGICQECGDGISIPRLKARPMTTLCINCKSKQEADEAVRGD; encoded by the coding sequence ATGGACGCTAAAGATCTTCAGTTTTTCAAAGACATGCTCAATGGAATGTTGGATGACACGCTCAAAAAAAGCGAAGAGACCATCGAAGACATGACAGAATCAGGTGAAGTTTATGCTGACCCTGCGGATCGAGCAACTGCTGAATCAGACCGCGCTTTTACCTTGCGTCTTCGTGATCGCGAACGCAAGTTGGTCAAAAAAATTCAAAAGGCAGTTGATCGCATTGATGATGGGGATTATGGCATTTGTCAGGAATGCGGAGATGGTATTTCCATCCCGAGACTCAAGGCTCGCCCCATGACCACTTTGTGCATTAATTGTAAAAGCAAACAGGAAGCCGACGAAGCTGTTCGTGGCGACTAG
- a CDS encoding phosphatidylserine decarboxylase family protein, producing the protein MHKPSVGVALEGLPYIIISAFTTLLFAILGCWFMALLLLGLTCFIGHFFRDPERVGPENADAVCSPADGKIIKVTREADPITGEQRQVIAIFMNVFNVHVNRMPVSGKVEQIRYIPGKFVNASFDKASTDNERNIVVVTGKGNQRFTMVQIAGLIARRIVCWAEPQDKLKRGERFGLIKFGSRVDLYMPDGYVPTVSVGQKVVAGETALAEKRSI; encoded by the coding sequence ATGCATAAACCGTCCGTCGGAGTGGCCCTGGAAGGCCTCCCTTACATAATTATTTCCGCTTTTACGACACTACTTTTCGCCATTCTTGGGTGTTGGTTCATGGCTCTGCTCTTGTTGGGCCTGACCTGCTTCATAGGGCATTTCTTTCGAGATCCTGAACGCGTGGGACCTGAAAATGCGGATGCGGTATGCTCTCCTGCTGATGGCAAGATTATCAAAGTGACCAGAGAAGCTGATCCCATTACCGGAGAGCAGCGTCAGGTTATTGCCATCTTCATGAACGTCTTCAATGTTCATGTGAACCGGATGCCTGTTTCCGGCAAGGTCGAACAAATTCGCTATATACCGGGAAAGTTTGTTAACGCATCTTTCGACAAGGCCAGCACTGATAATGAACGGAATATCGTTGTTGTGACAGGAAAGGGCAACCAGCGGTTTACCATGGTCCAGATCGCCGGACTTATCGCCCGCAGGATTGTTTGCTGGGCAGAGCCTCAGGATAAGCTTAAACGTGGTGAACGTTTTGGGTTAATCAAATTTGGTTCCAGAGTTGACCTTTACATGCCTGACGGCTATGTACCTACTGTCAGTGTCGGCCAGAAGGTCGTTGCTGGCGAAACTGCTCTTGCAGAAAAACGAAGCATTTAA
- the pssA gene encoding CDP-diacylglycerol--serine O-phosphatidyltransferase, which translates to MAKEKKLPRHKSVYLLPNLLTTASLFIGFLGLTWAIQGDYAACAMCILSSCIFDGLDGKVARLTGTTSEFGVQLDSLADLVAFGVVPATMTYLWALDGFGRLGLMAAFLFMACGALRLARFNVQAATSSKKHFVGLPIPAAACSLATLVLFTEYVPQAYMETVLPICTLVLVYVLSFFMVSTVRFYSFKEISAFKAHPFSWMVTAILLFSLIASRPKVLGFLIFLGYLISGPLYTLFLLSRRGKRLLRDSSKEELG; encoded by the coding sequence ATGGCTAAAGAAAAGAAATTGCCCAGACACAAAAGCGTTTATCTCCTGCCAAACCTGCTGACTACGGCCAGCTTGTTCATTGGCTTTTTGGGGCTCACCTGGGCTATCCAAGGTGACTATGCTGCGTGTGCCATGTGCATTCTTTCAAGTTGTATTTTCGATGGTTTGGATGGAAAGGTTGCGCGTTTGACCGGGACGACAAGTGAGTTTGGTGTACAACTGGATTCCTTGGCTGATCTTGTCGCTTTTGGCGTTGTCCCGGCCACCATGACCTATTTATGGGCTTTGGATGGATTTGGACGTCTCGGTCTTATGGCCGCTTTCCTTTTCATGGCTTGTGGCGCTTTGCGGTTGGCCCGGTTCAATGTCCAGGCTGCTACCAGTTCCAAGAAGCATTTTGTGGGGCTGCCCATCCCGGCTGCAGCGTGTTCGCTCGCCACACTGGTTCTTTTCACAGAATATGTTCCCCAGGCGTATATGGAGACGGTCCTGCCCATATGTACCTTGGTGCTTGTTTACGTGCTGTCCTTTTTCATGGTGAGTACTGTGCGTTTCTACTCATTCAAGGAAATCAGTGCCTTCAAGGCGCACCCTTTTAGTTGGATGGTCACAGCCATTTTGCTTTTTTCTCTCATTGCTTCTCGACCAAAAGTCTTGGGATTCCTCATTTTTCTTGGCTATCTCATTTCTGGTCCTCTCTACACTCTTTTCCTACTATCCCGCAGAGGCAAACGACTACTACGGGATAGCTCCAAGGAAGAGCTAGGCTAG
- a CDS encoding 2-isopropylmalate synthase yields the protein MAERVYVFDTTLRDGEQSPGATMNLDEKIRMARQLETLGVDIIEAGFPIASQGDFEAVQAIAKVVESAQVAGLCRSVSGDIDRCWEAIKEANHPRIHIFLATSEIHMQYKLGKTADEVLAMAEKAVKHAKQYTDNIEFSAEDASRSDWDFLVKVTETVIEAGATVVNIPDTVGYTQPFEYYEMIKYLKDNVKNVDKAIISVHCHNDLGAAVANSLAAVRAGARQVECTILGIGERAGNAALEDLVMTLNTRKELYDVETGIKTEQLFPSCRRLSQIIGMPIPPNKAIVGANAFAHESGVHQDGVIKNRLTYEIMTPASIGRTSNDIVIGKHSGSHAVKNKAIELGYSLDDEQVMILFKAVKDLADKKEHVFDEDVEAMILESVYRRRDRFRLIDMSVFSGTGDVPPHAAMVMEFGSEGDEVAVRRTSEFGEGSVDAAFQSIYSLVGIDPKLEVYTVNAVTQGSDALASVAVRIEHEGVKAVGRANDGDVVKASALAMVNALNRLEKAKEEK from the coding sequence ATGGCTGAAAGAGTTTATGTATTTGATACGACATTGCGTGATGGAGAGCAGTCGCCAGGTGCTACAATGAACCTGGATGAGAAAATCCGGATGGCACGACAGTTAGAAACCCTCGGGGTTGATATAATTGAAGCTGGTTTTCCTATTGCCAGCCAAGGTGATTTCGAAGCCGTTCAGGCAATTGCCAAGGTGGTTGAGTCGGCGCAGGTTGCTGGATTATGTCGCTCTGTAAGCGGTGATATCGATCGATGCTGGGAGGCTATCAAGGAGGCCAACCACCCCCGTATTCATATCTTTTTGGCAACCAGCGAAATTCATATGCAGTACAAGCTGGGGAAAACAGCTGATGAAGTTCTTGCCATGGCGGAGAAAGCTGTCAAGCATGCCAAGCAGTATACCGATAATATAGAATTCTCCGCTGAAGATGCATCTCGTTCAGATTGGGATTTTCTTGTTAAAGTGACGGAAACAGTCATCGAGGCAGGGGCCACTGTCGTCAATATACCTGACACCGTAGGCTATACGCAGCCTTTTGAGTATTATGAGATGATCAAATATCTCAAAGACAATGTAAAAAATGTCGATAAGGCTATTATTTCAGTCCATTGTCATAATGATCTTGGGGCTGCTGTTGCCAATAGTCTGGCGGCTGTCCGTGCTGGAGCCAGACAGGTGGAGTGCACGATTCTTGGTATTGGGGAGCGTGCCGGTAATGCCGCACTGGAAGATCTGGTGATGACTCTCAATACCCGCAAGGAGTTGTACGACGTTGAAACAGGAATCAAGACAGAGCAACTTTTCCCTTCATGTCGTCGTCTCTCTCAAATAATAGGGATGCCAATCCCGCCCAATAAAGCCATTGTGGGAGCGAATGCCTTTGCTCACGAATCTGGTGTGCACCAGGATGGTGTCATCAAGAATCGGTTGACCTATGAAATCATGACTCCGGCATCAATTGGGAGAACGAGTAATGATATCGTAATCGGTAAGCATTCTGGCTCCCATGCCGTAAAAAACAAGGCTATAGAACTTGGATATAGCTTGGATGACGAGCAGGTCATGATTCTTTTCAAAGCCGTTAAAGATCTGGCTGATAAAAAAGAGCATGTGTTTGATGAAGATGTCGAAGCCATGATTCTTGAGAGCGTTTACCGCCGTCGAGATCGTTTTCGGTTGATTGATATGTCCGTATTTTCTGGCACAGGAGATGTGCCACCACACGCTGCCATGGTCATGGAATTCGGCAGTGAAGGGGATGAGGTTGCTGTCAGGCGAACCAGCGAATTCGGTGAAGGTTCTGTTGACGCCGCGTTCCAGTCCATCTACTCCTTGGTAGGGATAGATCCCAAGCTGGAAGTATATACGGTCAATGCAGTGACACAAGGCTCGGATGCTTTGGCCAGTGTCGCTGTCCGCATTGAGCATGAAGGCGTGAAGGCCGTGGGGCGTGCCAACGATGGAGATGTTGTCAAGGCAAGCGCGCTGGCAATGGTCAACGCTTTGAACAGATTGGAAAAAGCCAAAGAGGAGAAATAG